The Desulfovibrio psychrotolerans genomic interval GTAACGGTCATGCCGCTGAAGGCAAATGGCAAGACGACTGGCGAGACGACTGGCAAGACATTGGGCAGAGCTGCGTCCAACGCTGCTGACGCGCAGCCCATACAGCCAGAACAGCCAGAACTGCCCGAGAAACCGGAGCAGGAAACTTGCCGGTGCGACTCTCCGCTGCCGGACATAGCCGCGCACGAGGCGTGGTTTACCGCGTGGAGCGCAACCTTTCTTACCGACTGCGAAGCGGACAACCGCTACATAGAACTCAAACGCAAGCATACCCTGCGGGTGCTGGACAACGCCCGCGCCATACTCTGCACGCTGCGCCCGGAGCCGGAAACAGCCCGTGCGGCTCTGCTGGCGGCCCTGTATCATGATGTGGGCCGTTTTCCGCAGTACGCGCAATACCGTACCTTCAGCGACCAGCGTTCCGTAAACCACGGGCTGCTGGGCTGCCGCACGCTGCTGCGCGAGGGGGCATTGAACCCGGAAACCCCGCAGATACGGGGGCGGGTGGCCGCCGCCGTGGCCATGCACAACCGGTTTCGCGTTCCGGGCGGCATATCGCCTGTTCTGCGGTTCATTACCGACGTGGTGCGCGACAGCGACAAGCTGGACATCTTTCCCGTCATGGTTTCCACCTTTACCCGCGACGGTTCTGAAAACGATGTGGTGACGCTGCATCTGGAGGACAGGAAAGACGCGTGGTCGCAACCTTTAGTGGATGCCGTGCGGCACAGGCGTTTGGCAAGCTACCGTGACATGCGCTATGTGAACGATTTCAAACTGCTGCTGGGATCGTGGGTGTTTGAGCTGAATTTTGACGCCAGCCGCAGCCTGCTGCAGGAGAGGGGGCTTGTGGAGGCCCTGCTGGCCACGTGGCCGGAGATGCCGGATGGTGAGGAGTTGAAGGGGGCTGTGAGAGCAGCCCTTGCAGGCCGTTGAAAAATGGCAATCTGCGGCGTTGCTGCGAAGGAATCAGACCTTCGCGTATGTCCGTATACGCTTCAGTCCTGATTCCTTCTTGCGCCTTGCATCTGACCATTTTTGAACGGCCTGCGGGTATCCGGTGTTTCGGCAGTCCGGGCCGGGGCGAGAGGCGGAGCCGTTGAAAAATGGCAATCTGCGGCGTTGCTGCGAAGGAATCAGACCTTCGCGTATGTCCGTATACGCTTCAGTCCTGATTCCTTCTTGCGCCTTGCATCTTACCATTTTTGAACGGCCTGCGGGTATCCGGTGTTTCGGCAGTCCGGGCCGGGGCGAGAGGCGGAACCGTTGAAAAATGGCAATCTGCGGCGTTGTGCTGCTATACTGTGGAAATACGCGGGGTGCGTGACTTGTAGGGGATGAGAAAGCCCAGCGTCATGTCCATGGTCACGGCGTGGGGCAGGTTTTTGGCGAGGAAGCTGCGGGGCGATTTGGCCATGAGCACGGGGTCTTCCACCTCCATGTGCGTGCAGAAAAGCTCTCCCCAGTTGGTCACGTAGGTTACGGCCACTTCCTTGTGCACGGAGGTATCCCTGCGCAGGGTGAAGTTGAAGGCGCAGTGGGCCTTGAGTACCTTTTCGCTGCGCAACGTCTCTTCGGCATCCGTTTCCAGCAGCTTGTGCGGAAAAAATTCGTACAACCCCTGCAACAGGGCGGAAACATCCTGTGCCGCGATGGGGGACATGGTCATGTCCACCTCCACATGCATGTCCGGGTGGTAGATGCCGTTTACCACCAGCCAGATCATGAGCCTTACCGGCTCCGCTTCCGCTTTGAGTTCCACGAATGATTCCCGCCGTGAGGCGACCCCCTGCGGCAGACCCATGGCGATCCATTTCTTGCGCTTGCCGGGGGTGGTGTCTTTTCTGAACATCAGTTCGCGGATGGTTCTGCCCATGCTGTTGACAAAGGGCAGGCGTTCCACCTTGTCCTTGCGTGGGGCGAAGGCGGCAAAGATTTTCCGGCCCAGCCGGGTGATGTCTTCCGGAGATATGCGCGCGGCAATGCGCTTGGCCTCCAGTTGCTGCTGCAGGGCCGTGTAGGAGCGCAGGAAAAAAGAGTTAAGGCTGTCGCCCAGTGCCTTGGCCTGTTCGTAGCCCTGCGGTTTGAGCTGCGCACCGGAACCGTAGAGTTCCTGCAGCGCACGGTTGCGCAGGGTTGTGAGCAGGGCGTTGTCCTGCGCCTTCAGCGTGGGGTCGTGCAGCTTGGCGGTGAAGGCTGTCTGGAGCAGGGCGGCCGATTCCTTGTTGCCGCAGGCGTGGTAGTGCTCCTGCAGGGTGCGCATGAGGGTGACGTAGGGGTCTGTTTTCAGCAGCGAGCGGTTACCGCTTACGATGTGCTGCTTGATGGTTTCGCAGAGCAGTATGTCGTCTTTGGAGGTGATGTATGCCTCCAGAATGCCCAGCTTCATCACCGATTTGAAGGGGTTTTTGAACGCCTTTACAATCTGCCAGAGCGCTGCGCCGAAGTATTCTTCCGGCGGAATGGTCTCCAGAATGCCGAAATCCACAAGGCAGTCGCCCACACGGAAGGGCAGCGAGGCAAACTGCTCCAGCAGGGCGGCGTGGGCGGCGCGGTCTGCCCGGGCGGGCATGGCCCACCATGCGAGGTCGCGCCCGCACACCTTGAGCGCGGTGCGATAGAATTCTTCTTTCAGCAGCAGAGCCTGTGCGGAACCTGAACTTTCTTTGTCCGAGATGCCGAAGTCGTTGCCGATGATGGCGTTGCGGTTCATGACAAAGAAGGTTGTTTCCAGCCCGAAGGTTTCCTGCGCCCAGCGGGAGATGGACTCCAGCTTGTCGGAAAGGGCGGCGGCAGCCTTGGGCGTGAAGGTCTGCGGGTCCAGACTGATCCAGTAGTCTATGTCCGAGTCGCCTGTCATGGCGATGGAGCCCACGCTGCCTATGGTATAGATGGCGTCTGCCGTGAGCGGAGCATCTGCCCCGGTTTGCGGCTGCATTTCTTCCGTCGGGTTAAAGCCGAACAGGTTGCGTGCAATCTGCAGGGTTTCGTGCGTGGGGGCGTAGCCTGAGATGACGCACAGCGGCCACCGGGATTTGGGCGCGTGACGTGTTTCGAAAAGCCGGGTCTGCAGCAGCAGGGGCAGCAGAATGAAAAAATCCGTGCGGCGTTGTTCCAGTGTGGCGCGCACAAGGTTGGTGCGCTGGCTGTTCTGGCGCAGGAAGCGGTAGCGGGAGCGGATAACGCCCCTGAACCGCAAAACCTGCTGGAGCACGTGCTCTGCCAATGCCTCGGCCGTGCGGCACCACTTGGGCACGGCGGCGGGGGGAATGGACGTTGCCAATTCCATAAGGGCATTGAACCGTTCGTGCTCGGCGGACATGAGCAGGTGCGGCTCATCGCTCAGGGTCTGCCGGAAGGCGCAGCGGGAGTAGTTGCCCGCCAGCGAGAAGGTGTGTTCCGTTTTGCTGCGCTCCAGATGCGTATGGCTGAAGGTGCACTCCGCAAAGGTGCATCCCCGCAGGGTACAGCCGAAGAACAGAGCCCGCGTGAAATCTGTTGTCTGGAAATGGCTGCTTGTCAGCTGCACACGGGAGAAGCTGGTTTCCCAGAAGACACACTCGTCTGTCCATGTTTCGTGCAGTGTGCAGGAGTGCAGGTGTGCGTCTGTGAACAGCACCTGCCGTGCGGAGCATGCGGTGAAGGTGCAGCGGACAAGGTCTGCACTTGTGGCGTCTGTATCTTTGAAGGCACAGTTTTCAAATTCGCAGGAATCAAGCGTGGTTCCTGAAAAATCGCATTGCTCAAACCGGCAGTCAGTGAAGAGGATGCTGACAAGTGCGGCTTCCGCGAAGGAGACGTTGCGGAACAGGCAGCCGGTGAAGGAAAAATTGACGAGGGAGGCGGACGCGAAGCTGGAATCGGCGATTTCGCGGCCGGACAGTTCCTGCTCGGTAAGCCATGCGTCCTGCGCGTTCAGGTCGGTGATACGTCCGGTGCGGGCAGCCGCCTGCGCGAAGGCTTCTTCCGGGTTGTGCCTGCGGCGTGCGAAGAAGGCGGCACTCTCCTGCCGGGCGTGTTTGCGGGGGGCGCGCGGAGTGCGCAGCGAGCCGGGACGGGGGTCTATGTAGCGGTTCTTGCGGCAGGTTTGCACAAATTGTCGCAGGGCGGCGGAGGCTTCTTCCGGCAGTGCTCTGACCAGATGCGGCGCACTGGAAAGAGAGTGGGAAACAAGGTCCTGCGCCCCGGACATGAACAGGTGCAGCAGGTAGCCAAGGGCATCTTGCCGCAGCTTGGGCGGCATGCTGTTCAGAAATTCACTGAACTGTTCCGGCGAAAGGTAGAGCAGGGCAGGGTAGAAGAGATTGCGATCCCGCGTGAACTTGCGCAGTACCGCCAAAAAAATGGTGGTAAGGTTGGGCACGTTCAAGACCACCATGGTGAACAGGGCGTCTTTGCGGATGGCGGGCTGGGGGTGCTGGGCAAGCTGCACCAGCGTTCTGAGCAGATCTGGGGCCACCGGATACGGCGGATTGGTGCGGATGGCCTGCAGCAGCAGGCTGATACGCTGGTCGTCATCCGAGAGCAGCGCCTTGATCAGCGTGCCCGCGCCGGGAGCCACCTCCAGCACGCACAGGGCCGTTGCTGCCTGAATGGCCAGTTCGGGCCGAGGGGGCGCATCCACTAGGGCCAGACATTGCTGCGCGGTGCGTATGTTCCTGAGGCATTCCGCGATCTGCAGGTTCAGCACTCTTCTGGCCTTGTGCAGGCGTTCCAGAAAGGCCAGCAGTTCTGCGAAGGACCACATGGGAGATTGTTCAAGCAGGCTCAGGCACCACGTTTCCTGCGGGGTGCCCGCCAGCTTGCCCGTGGCGGTGCCGGTTCTGAGTATTTCGTGCGCCAGCAGCAGCCGATGGCGCAGAGGCAGGCTGTTCAGCGTGGGTTCGCACGCGGCAAAGGGCGATATGCCGGAAATATGGCGTATGGCGTGGCTCCAGCAGCAGGCGGGCATGTCCAGCCAGAAGCGCAGAAAAAGGCCGCCCATGGCTGCTGCGGAATCCTGTACTGCCATCTCGCGCACGGCAAGAGCCATTGGCACAGCCTGCGCCGGAGAGTAGCCCTGTCCGGACTCGAAGTCGGCAACGGCCCGTGCGGACTCTTCCAGCAGGGCCTTCAGTTGGGCCGGGGCTTCCGTCACGCGGTCCCGCGCCTGCCGTATGCGGGCGAGCAGGTCGTCCAGTGTGGGCGTGGTGTGCTGCATGGTTGGGGTATGTGTCCGGGTATTTCCTGCTGTCGGTTCCGGGAAAAGAGCGTTGCTCCGTCCTATGTGCTGCGTGTTTCTGCTTCCGGCAGGCCCAGATTCTTTCCTGTGCTCCGCAGAAATCATGGGAGTCTTAACAGGCGCTTGGCCTGTCTGACGTTCACGGGGGACCGGGAACAGGGAAAAGCCAATGAGAGCGTAGCTTCACCGGCCTGTCTCATACATGATAATGAGCGGTACAGGCCCCCTTGTAATCTATACGGCCCTGCGGCATGAATGGTCAAGGGTGCGGACCTGTTACCGGAAACGGAGTATGCCGGGGCTTTGCATCGGCGGGGTTTTCGTATACTGCTCATGGGCGGTTTGAAGGTGTGGACGGCTTGTTTGCCGTTTGTGACGGGGATATGCGGCGGAACGGCCCGCCGCAAGGCGGACGCAGGAGGCGCGATGAAGCTGGCGTGTGTGGAGACAAGCAGGACAAGGGACATAAAGCCCTTTTATGTAATGGATGTGCTGGAGCGGGCGCACGCCATGGCCCGTGAAGGGGTGGACGTGGTGCATCTGCAGGTGGGCGAACCGGACTTTGACGTGCCGCTGCCTGTGCGGGACGCCGTGTGCCGGGCCATGTATGACGGGCGCACCCATTACACGCACTCCATGGGCACGCCGGACCTGCGCGAAGCCATTGCGGAAGATTATCACACACGCTACGGAGTGGAGGTTTCGCCCGAACGTATCGTGGTGACCAACGGCACGTCTCCCGCCATGTCGCTGCTGTTCGGCGCGCTGCTGGAACAGGGGGACGAAATCATCATCTCCGACCCGCATTACGCCTGTTATCCCAGTTTTATCACCTTTCACGGTGGTGTGCCGGTTAAGGTACCTGTGCTGGAGGAAGACGGCTTTCAGTACCGTTCGGAAGCCATCCGGGAGCGCATGACGGAGCGCACCAAGGCCATTTTCATCAACTCGCCTTCCAATCCTACGGGCAACCTGCTTTCGCCCCAGCGCATGCGCAGAATCTGCGAGATGGGCGTGCCTGTCATCTCCGACGAGATTTATCACGGTCTGGTGTATGAGGGAGAAGAACACTCCATTCTTGAGTATACAGACAACGCCTTTGTTTTTAACGGATTTTCCAAGCTGTATGCCATGACGGGGCTGCGGCTGGGCTATCTCATTGCACCCGCACAGTGTATGCGCACCCTGAACAAGCTGTGCCAGAACTTTTTCATTTCGCCCAACGCCGTTTCCCAGTGTGCGGGCATTGCCGCCCTGCGCGACTGCGGGCGCGAAGTGGCGAAGATGAAACTGGTGTACAATGAGCGGCGCAAGTTCATGATCCGCCGCCTGCGGGAGATAGGGTTTGGCATTACGGTGGAGCCGACCGGTGCGTTCTATGTGCTGGGCAACGC includes:
- a CDS encoding class I adenylate cyclase gives rise to the protein MQHTTPTLDDLLARIRQARDRVTEAPAQLKALLEESARAVADFESGQGYSPAQAVPMALAVREMAVQDSAAAMGGLFLRFWLDMPACCWSHAIRHISGISPFAACEPTLNSLPLRHRLLLAHEILRTGTATGKLAGTPQETWCLSLLEQSPMWSFAELLAFLERLHKARRVLNLQIAECLRNIRTAQQCLALVDAPPRPELAIQAATALCVLEVAPGAGTLIKALLSDDDQRISLLLQAIRTNPPYPVAPDLLRTLVQLAQHPQPAIRKDALFTMVVLNVPNLTTIFLAVLRKFTRDRNLFYPALLYLSPEQFSEFLNSMPPKLRQDALGYLLHLFMSGAQDLVSHSLSSAPHLVRALPEEASAALRQFVQTCRKNRYIDPRPGSLRTPRAPRKHARQESAAFFARRRHNPEEAFAQAAARTGRITDLNAQDAWLTEQELSGREIADSSFASASLVNFSFTGCLFRNVSFAEAALVSILFTDCRFEQCDFSGTTLDSCEFENCAFKDTDATSADLVRCTFTACSARQVLFTDAHLHSCTLHETWTDECVFWETSFSRVQLTSSHFQTTDFTRALFFGCTLRGCTFAECTFSHTHLERSKTEHTFSLAGNYSRCAFRQTLSDEPHLLMSAEHERFNALMELATSIPPAAVPKWCRTAEALAEHVLQQVLRFRGVIRSRYRFLRQNSQRTNLVRATLEQRRTDFFILLPLLLQTRLFETRHAPKSRWPLCVISGYAPTHETLQIARNLFGFNPTEEMQPQTGADAPLTADAIYTIGSVGSIAMTGDSDIDYWISLDPQTFTPKAAAALSDKLESISRWAQETFGLETTFFVMNRNAIIGNDFGISDKESSGSAQALLLKEEFYRTALKVCGRDLAWWAMPARADRAAHAALLEQFASLPFRVGDCLVDFGILETIPPEEYFGAALWQIVKAFKNPFKSVMKLGILEAYITSKDDILLCETIKQHIVSGNRSLLKTDPYVTLMRTLQEHYHACGNKESAALLQTAFTAKLHDPTLKAQDNALLTTLRNRALQELYGSGAQLKPQGYEQAKALGDSLNSFFLRSYTALQQQLEAKRIAARISPEDITRLGRKIFAAFAPRKDKVERLPFVNSMGRTIRELMFRKDTTPGKRKKWIAMGLPQGVASRRESFVELKAEAEPVRLMIWLVVNGIYHPDMHVEVDMTMSPIAAQDVSALLQGLYEFFPHKLLETDAEETLRSEKVLKAHCAFNFTLRRDTSVHKEVAVTYVTNWGELFCTHMEVEDPVLMAKSPRSFLAKNLPHAVTMDMTLGFLIPYKSRTPRISTV
- a CDS encoding pyridoxal phosphate-dependent aminotransferase, with translation MKLACVETSRTRDIKPFYVMDVLERAHAMAREGVDVVHLQVGEPDFDVPLPVRDAVCRAMYDGRTHYTHSMGTPDLREAIAEDYHTRYGVEVSPERIVVTNGTSPAMSLLFGALLEQGDEIIISDPHYACYPSFITFHGGVPVKVPVLEEDGFQYRSEAIRERMTERTKAIFINSPSNPTGNLLSPQRMRRICEMGVPVISDEIYHGLVYEGEEHSILEYTDNAFVFNGFSKLYAMTGLRLGYLIAPAQCMRTLNKLCQNFFISPNAVSQCAGIAALRDCGREVAKMKLVYNERRKFMIRRLREIGFGITVEPTGAFYVLGNARHWSMDSYKFAFEILEHAHVGVTPGIDFGQGAEGYIRFSYANSLENINEGMNRLEAFIRERYGDVRAPGR
- a CDS encoding HD domain-containing protein → MPLKANGKTTGETTGKTLGRAASNAADAQPIQPEQPELPEKPEQETCRCDSPLPDIAAHEAWFTAWSATFLTDCEADNRYIELKRKHTLRVLDNARAILCTLRPEPETARAALLAALYHDVGRFPQYAQYRTFSDQRSVNHGLLGCRTLLREGALNPETPQIRGRVAAAVAMHNRFRVPGGISPVLRFITDVVRDSDKLDIFPVMVSTFTRDGSENDVVTLHLEDRKDAWSQPLVDAVRHRRLASYRDMRYVNDFKLLLGSWVFELNFDASRSLLQERGLVEALLATWPEMPDGEELKGAVRAALAGR